From the Prunus dulcis chromosome 4, ALMONDv2, whole genome shotgun sequence genome, one window contains:
- the LOC117625583 gene encoding receptor-like protein EIX2, with protein MNSSNTFVHVDLSRNNPNSSIFQWLSGTHTNLVDLDLSRNNFNGSLIPDDFRNMSSLAYLTLSVSRLTGGIPNSFAKLCRLRELHLGNNSLSGQLSDIIVILSICAQNTIEYLDISDNHGIMGSVPENIGQMSKLEGIDFSGNSLEGVYDDEASLIWKGLRAEFKSNLGLLKTIDLSSNKLIGEIPSEITYLLGLIFLNLSRNQLTGQIPSRIGNWQELESLDLSRNQINGIIPTSLSRIASLGKLDLSQNNLFGKIPIGTQLQSFDYAYGGNPLLFGAPLPKTCSEEEKGPGQPVLVNQDSQDGLITQGYYMSMGLGFAVGFWGVCGTLLLNLSCKYTYFNFLTFLNDWLHVKAAIIRQRMLNR; from the exons ATGAATTCTTCTAACACTTTTGTTCATGTCGATCTCTCCAGAAACAATCCCAACTCTTCAATCTTTCAATGGTTGTCCGGTACTCATACCAACCTTGTTGATCTTGATCTATCTCGGAACAATTTCAATGGTTCCTTAATTCCTGATGATTTCAGAAACATGAGCTCTCTTGCATATCTTACTCTCTCTGTTAGCAGACTTACAGGAGGGATCCCAAATTCGTTTGCCAAGTTATGTAGGTTGCGAGAGTTGCACCTTGGGAATAATAGCCTTAGTGGACAACTTTCAGACATTATTGTCATATTGTCTATATGCGCTCAAAACACAATAGAGTATTTGGATATCTCTGATAATCATGGCATCATGGGTTCAGTGCCTGAAAATATTGGACAGATGTCCAAGTTGGAGGGTATTGATTTTAGTGGGAATTCTTTGGAAGGG GTTTATGATGATGAAGCATCTTTAATATGGAAAGGATTGAGAGCTGAATTTAAAAGTAATCTAGGACTTCTAAAGACTATTGATCTCTCAAGCAATAAGTTGATTGGGGAGATTCCTAGTGAAATCACTTATCTTCttggtttgattttcttaAACCTGTCAAGAAACCAATTAACAGGTCAAATACCTTCAAGGATTGGAAATTGGCAAGAGTTAGAGTCTCTTGATTTATCAAGAAACCAGATAAATGGCATAATTCCAACAAGTCTTTCTCGGATAGCTAGTCTTGGTAAGTTGGACTTGTCACAAAACAACTTGTTTGGAAAAATTCCAATAGGCACTCAGCTCCAAAGCTTTGATTATGCTTATGGTGGAAATCCTCTGCTTTTTGGAGCACCACTCCCAAAGACATGCTCTGAGGAGGAAAAAGGTCCAGGACAACCTGTGTTGGTGAACCAAGACAGCCAAGATGGGCTCATAACACAAGGATATTACATGAGCATGGGGCTTGGGTTTGCTGTTGGATTTTGGGGAGTTTGTGGCACTCTTCTACTCAACTTGTCATGCAAATACACATACTTCAATTTCTTGACCTTTTTGAACGATTGGCTGCATGTGAAGGCAGCAATCATCAGGCAAAGGATGCTTAATAGATAA